The proteins below are encoded in one region of Gaiella occulta:
- a CDS encoding glycine betaine ABC transporter substrate-binding protein, with the protein MRDRLTARRLRLAGVAIVALAALVVSASAMGGGTRSTACGTVVLNENAWAGSTSNVYVVKYVLEKNLGCKVKVTNITEGQPNFQAMADGKIDVVLEDWQNLASFPQYTKNGSVVKVGGNGIVGVIGWYIPRYLLKQYPQFKTWKGLKGKESVFKSPELGSQGMFLGGDPSYVQKDRMLIKGLGLDFKHVVAGAEPAQVARWSQLYKQKKPVIFYWYDPQYLNAQYDLVRVQLPKRFKGCLDDEKKGGDPKKFACEYPSYVLDKLVSGKFAKSGSPALAVIKRFKWTSADQNAVANLIAGKKMKPDKAAEIWVKGHQAKVNAWLGK; encoded by the coding sequence ATGAGGGATCGTCTCACTGCGAGACGTCTGCGCCTGGCCGGGGTCGCGATCGTGGCGCTGGCGGCGCTCGTCGTGTCGGCGAGCGCGATGGGCGGCGGCACGCGCTCGACGGCGTGCGGCACGGTCGTGCTCAACGAGAACGCGTGGGCGGGGTCGACGTCGAACGTCTACGTCGTCAAGTACGTGCTCGAGAAGAACCTCGGCTGCAAGGTGAAGGTGACGAACATCACCGAGGGCCAGCCGAACTTCCAGGCCATGGCCGACGGCAAGATCGACGTCGTGCTCGAGGACTGGCAGAACCTGGCCTCGTTCCCGCAGTACACGAAGAACGGGTCGGTGGTGAAGGTCGGCGGCAACGGCATCGTCGGCGTCATCGGCTGGTACATCCCGCGCTACCTGCTCAAGCAGTACCCGCAGTTCAAGACGTGGAAGGGGCTGAAGGGCAAGGAGAGCGTGTTCAAGTCGCCGGAGTTGGGCTCGCAGGGGATGTTCCTCGGCGGCGACCCGTCGTACGTGCAGAAGGACCGGATGCTGATCAAGGGCCTCGGGCTCGACTTCAAGCACGTCGTCGCCGGCGCCGAGCCCGCGCAGGTGGCACGCTGGAGCCAGCTCTACAAGCAGAAGAAGCCCGTGATCTTCTACTGGTACGACCCGCAGTACCTGAACGCGCAGTACGACCTCGTGCGGGTGCAGCTGCCGAAGCGCTTCAAGGGCTGCCTGGACGACGAGAAGAAGGGCGGCGATCCGAAGAAGTTCGCCTGCGAGTACCCGTCCTACGTGCTCGACAAGCTGGTGAGCGGCAAGTTCGCGAAGAGCGGCTCGCCGGCGCTGGCCGTGATCAAGCGGTTCAAGTGGACGTCGGCTGACCAGAACGCCGTCGCCAACCTCATCGCCGGCAAGAAGATGAAGCCGGACAAGGCGGCGGAGATCTGGGTCAAGGGCCACCAGGCCAAGGTCAACGCCTGGCTCGGCAAGTAG
- a CDS encoding ABC transporter permease, with amino-acid sequence MSVATGAPAAPAVVAHRPWWRGRLVRVAAIAAVMVLAYRARGLDYPWPDSLAWNGLSAHLDAFQSWLLDQRSATHKSTVFTIFDGFRTFVDDLVTWLTDGILWLTWAGAAATGTLVVLRFGGLRAALIVLGGFGSYAALGLWQASIETLALMLASVGLSLLVGIPLGIAAGRSDRFQRAIGPVLDAMQIVPAFAYLMPVVILFSVGPAAAVVSTMIYAIPPAVRITALGIRGVPVNTVEAAASMGSTRGQMLAKVQLPLARRMLLLGVNQTILFALSMVVIAGLIGGGGLGAVVTSGLYSNPALAILGGFAIVIMAMTLDRATEAIADRTDPARRHLTDAARRRLRLQTLAAAAAVAGAVLAAKLAGVSGVYPDETPGGRVATVQDWLLARIQSVLDYVQDPTSPVFAVTEPVGNFVLTKALLPLQGFLIGAPWFVTVGGLTLIALVVSGLRPAVTTFLMLAAIGVMGVWPLAMDTLSQVLVATVIAVAIGVALGVLAAESATASKILRPLNDVLQTLPQLVYIIPFIYLMPVSIVPGIVAGVLYAFPVVIRLVERGVRDVAPEAVEAAGAFGATRRQILTKVKVPLAGDAIMLGINQGIIMVLAVVVIGGLIGSGGLGYEVAQGLVRGQFGQGVITSLAILALGIALDRVTQGTRRARREEVG; translated from the coding sequence ATGTCGGTCGCGACCGGCGCGCCGGCGGCGCCGGCGGTCGTCGCGCACCGGCCCTGGTGGCGCGGCCGGCTCGTGCGGGTCGCGGCGATCGCGGCAGTGATGGTGCTGGCCTACCGGGCCCGCGGGCTCGACTACCCGTGGCCGGACAGCCTCGCCTGGAACGGCCTCTCGGCACACCTCGACGCATTCCAGTCGTGGCTGCTCGACCAGCGCTCCGCCACGCACAAGAGCACCGTGTTCACGATCTTCGACGGGTTCCGGACGTTCGTCGACGACCTCGTGACATGGCTCACCGACGGCATCCTGTGGCTGACGTGGGCCGGAGCCGCCGCGACCGGCACGCTCGTCGTCCTCCGCTTCGGCGGCCTGCGCGCCGCGCTCATCGTGCTCGGCGGCTTCGGCTCGTATGCCGCGCTCGGGCTCTGGCAGGCGAGCATCGAGACGCTCGCGCTCATGCTCGCGTCCGTCGGCCTCTCGCTGCTCGTGGGCATCCCGCTCGGCATCGCCGCCGGCCGCTCCGACCGCTTCCAGCGGGCGATCGGCCCGGTGCTCGACGCGATGCAGATCGTTCCCGCGTTCGCGTACCTGATGCCCGTCGTGATCCTGTTCTCGGTCGGCCCCGCCGCGGCGGTCGTGTCGACGATGATCTACGCGATCCCGCCCGCGGTCCGCATCACCGCGCTCGGTATCCGCGGCGTGCCCGTGAACACGGTCGAGGCGGCCGCGTCGATGGGGTCGACCCGCGGCCAGATGCTCGCGAAGGTGCAGTTGCCGCTTGCACGGCGCATGCTGCTCCTCGGCGTCAACCAGACGATCCTCTTCGCGCTCTCGATGGTCGTCATCGCCGGGCTCATCGGCGGCGGCGGCCTCGGTGCCGTCGTCACGAGCGGCCTCTACTCGAACCCCGCGCTCGCGATCCTGGGCGGCTTCGCGATCGTGATCATGGCGATGACGCTCGACCGCGCCACCGAGGCGATCGCCGACCGCACCGATCCCGCCAGGCGCCACCTCACCGACGCGGCGCGCCGGCGGCTGCGCCTGCAGACGCTCGCCGCCGCCGCCGCCGTCGCCGGCGCGGTGCTGGCGGCGAAGCTCGCGGGCGTCTCGGGCGTCTACCCGGACGAGACACCGGGCGGCAGGGTGGCGACGGTGCAGGACTGGCTGCTCGCGCGCATCCAGTCGGTGCTCGACTACGTGCAGGACCCGACCTCGCCGGTCTTCGCCGTCACCGAGCCGGTCGGGAACTTCGTGCTCACGAAGGCGCTGCTGCCGCTGCAGGGGTTCCTCATCGGGGCGCCCTGGTTCGTCACCGTCGGCGGGCTGACGCTGATCGCGCTCGTCGTCAGCGGCCTCCGCCCCGCCGTGACGACGTTCCTGATGCTCGCGGCGATCGGCGTCATGGGCGTCTGGCCGCTCGCGATGGACACGCTGTCGCAGGTGCTCGTGGCGACGGTGATCGCCGTTGCGATCGGCGTCGCGCTCGGCGTGCTGGCGGCGGAGAGCGCCACGGCGTCGAAGATCCTGCGGCCGCTGAACGACGTGCTGCAGACGCTGCCGCAGCTCGTCTACATCATCCCGTTCATCTACCTGATGCCCGTCTCGATCGTGCCCGGCATCGTCGCCGGCGTGCTGTACGCGTTCCCCGTCGTGATCCGTCTCGTCGAGCGCGGCGTGCGCGACGTGGCCCCCGAAGCGGTCGAGGCGGCGGGAGCGTTCGGCGCCACGCGGCGCCAGATCCTGACGAAGGTGAAGGTGCCGCTTGCGGGGGATGCAATCATGCTCGGCATCAACCAGGGCATCATCATGGTCCTCGCCGTCGTCGTCATCGGCGGCCTCATCGGCTCCGGCGGCCTCGGCTACGAGGTGGCGCAGGGGCTCGTGCGCGGGCAGTTCGGGCAGGGCGTGATCACGTCGCTCGCGATCCTCGCGCTCGGTATCGCGCTCGACCGCGTGACGCAGGGAACGCGGCGCGCGCGGCGGGAGGAGGTTGGTTGA
- a CDS encoding flavin reductase yields MSTDSLPEEFGIALRGGFAVGALEGLGDSVFDEVPEPEALEVGEGLGLDPAVEFRRTLGMFATGVTVITTQVGGEAHGMTVNAFMSVSLRPPLVLISVDRRARMNALLREGARYGISVLAAGQTSLSDHFAGRRRDDALEPLFEIVRETPLVEGALAHLVARVVRSYWGGDHSLFLGRVEYIRYGEGQPLLFHGGRYERLVRDPRVLAALPRELLDPILARGVERAVGDGEAISRSGEPADTLSLVLEGTVLVERPGRTVRLGAGELIGEIEVLDGGPRIADVTAQGPVRLQQVSRADLLAALEAEPAAARALIEVLAGRFRETV; encoded by the coding sequence ATGAGCACCGATTCGCTGCCCGAGGAGTTCGGCATCGCCCTGCGCGGCGGCTTCGCCGTCGGCGCGCTCGAGGGCCTCGGCGACAGCGTCTTCGACGAGGTGCCGGAGCCCGAGGCGCTCGAGGTCGGGGAGGGGCTCGGGCTCGACCCGGCGGTTGAGTTCCGGCGCACGCTCGGCATGTTCGCCACCGGCGTCACCGTGATCACGACGCAGGTGGGGGGCGAGGCGCACGGGATGACGGTGAACGCGTTCATGTCGGTGTCGCTGCGGCCGCCGCTCGTGCTCATCTCCGTCGACCGGCGCGCGAGGATGAACGCGTTGCTGCGCGAGGGCGCGCGCTACGGCATCAGCGTGCTCGCCGCCGGCCAGACGTCGCTGTCCGACCACTTCGCCGGCCGGAGGCGCGACGACGCCCTCGAGCCGCTGTTCGAGATCGTGCGCGAGACGCCGCTCGTCGAGGGCGCGCTCGCGCACCTCGTCGCCCGCGTCGTGCGCTCGTACTGGGGCGGCGACCACTCGCTCTTCCTCGGCCGCGTCGAGTACATCCGCTACGGCGAAGGGCAGCCGCTGCTGTTCCACGGCGGGCGCTACGAGCGACTCGTGCGGGATCCGCGCGTGCTCGCGGCGCTGCCGCGGGAGCTGCTCGACCCGATCCTCGCCCGTGGGGTCGAGCGCGCCGTCGGGGACGGCGAGGCGATCTCGCGCAGCGGCGAGCCCGCCGACACGCTCTCGCTCGTGCTCGAGGGCACCGTGCTCGTCGAGCGGCCCGGACGCACCGTCCGGCTCGGTGCGGGAGAGCTGATCGGCGAGATCGAGGTGCTCGACGGCGGCCCCCGCATCGCAGACGTCACCGCCCAGGGGCCGGTGCGTCTGCAGCAGGTCTCTCGCGCGGATCTGCTCGCGGCGCTCGAGGCCGAGCCGGCGGCGGCGCGGGCGCTGATCGAGGTGCTGGCCGGCAGGTTCCGCGAGACGGTGTAG
- a CDS encoding APC family permease encodes MATAAVEERQLLKTLRWYDGFVIALANPGFLLGSLGFSVGDLGGWGAALLWGISAVVAVFINTIYSELATMFPEKSGGLALYAHEAWRKYTTLIGPVATFGYWIGWSVVLSVNGLFVGSIIQGAWFSGEPGGSYLGADGYFSVFGLTQFGLPAAIAIGLILAVWLFNVYGARVGVTFGYVAGALLMIPLFVMMILPFVNGSFDGANLQNNLNNGGLAWGGLQLALVWLWLMCWSAWGVDVCATFAPEYKDTVRDTKLALRSAALFSMFVYILLPIAFVGGAGAKTVSGYDYVGGMLAISGTSSALLKDVFVVCIVASFVITMNSATADGGRALFGISRDGMTIRELGVLNRHSVPGNAMTVDMVVNILFVLLVGNIFGVLAASNLGYVLAHMFALSGYVLLRRDRPDWPRPIKLGAVWTPIAGILAVWCLILTIVGFGWFQNAAGGYGGTKEKVIGLGVLVVGLLLFFFRRIVQDKEAPHWREDVPLVPDAAGAGSRAG; translated from the coding sequence GTGGCGACAGCTGCGGTCGAGGAACGTCAACTCCTCAAGACGCTTCGGTGGTATGACGGGTTCGTCATCGCGCTCGCGAACCCCGGCTTTCTGCTCGGCTCGCTCGGCTTCTCGGTCGGCGACCTCGGCGGGTGGGGCGCGGCGCTCCTGTGGGGCATCTCCGCCGTCGTCGCCGTGTTCATCAACACGATCTACTCCGAGCTTGCGACGATGTTCCCGGAGAAGTCCGGCGGGCTCGCGCTCTACGCCCACGAGGCGTGGCGCAAGTACACGACCCTGATCGGGCCGGTCGCCACCTTCGGGTACTGGATCGGCTGGTCGGTCGTGCTCTCCGTCAACGGCCTCTTCGTCGGGTCGATCATCCAGGGCGCCTGGTTCTCGGGCGAGCCGGGCGGCAGCTACCTCGGCGCGGACGGCTACTTCTCCGTGTTCGGGCTGACCCAGTTCGGCCTGCCGGCGGCGATCGCGATCGGGCTCATCCTCGCCGTGTGGCTGTTCAACGTCTACGGCGCCCGCGTCGGCGTCACGTTCGGCTACGTCGCGGGCGCGCTGCTCATGATCCCGCTGTTCGTGATGATGATCCTGCCGTTCGTCAACGGCAGCTTCGACGGTGCGAACCTCCAGAACAACCTCAACAACGGCGGCCTCGCCTGGGGCGGCCTCCAGCTCGCGCTCGTCTGGCTCTGGCTGATGTGCTGGTCGGCCTGGGGCGTCGACGTGTGCGCCACGTTCGCGCCCGAGTACAAGGACACGGTGCGCGACACCAAGCTGGCGCTCCGCTCGGCCGCCCTGTTCTCGATGTTCGTGTACATCCTGCTGCCGATCGCGTTCGTCGGCGGCGCCGGCGCGAAGACCGTCAGCGGCTACGACTACGTCGGCGGCATGCTCGCGATCTCGGGCACCTCGTCGGCGCTCCTCAAGGACGTCTTCGTCGTCTGCATCGTCGCGAGCTTCGTGATCACGATGAACTCGGCGACCGCGGACGGCGGGCGCGCCCTGTTCGGGATCTCCCGCGACGGCATGACGATCAGGGAGCTCGGCGTGCTCAACAGGCACAGCGTGCCGGGCAACGCGATGACCGTCGACATGGTCGTCAACATCCTGTTCGTGCTGCTCGTCGGCAACATCTTCGGCGTGCTCGCGGCGAGCAACCTCGGGTACGTGCTCGCGCACATGTTCGCGCTGTCCGGGTACGTGCTGCTGCGCCGTGACCGGCCCGACTGGCCGCGGCCGATCAAGCTCGGGGCGGTGTGGACGCCGATCGCCGGCATTCTCGCCGTCTGGTGCCTGATCCTGACGATCGTCGGGTTCGGCTGGTTCCAGAACGCGGCCGGCGGCTACGGGGGCACGAAGGAGAAGGTGATCGGCCTCGGCGTCCTCGTCGTCGGCCTGCTGCTGTTCTTCTTCCGCCGCATCGTGCAGGACAAGGAGGCACCGCACTGGCGCGAGGACGTGCCGCTCGTGCCGGATGCTGCGGGCGCCGGCAGCCGGGCCGGGTAG
- a CDS encoding M48 family metallopeptidase, with protein MTLQQQIRANRLRTALVVGMFALLVAGVAAASTVYVGEAGAVGLLAFGLAYGLFAWWNAGRMIGALTRAVPLRKSDDRELYRLVENVSIAAGLPATPPVYLVDDPAPNAFAAGSRPSSVYVGVTTGLRRLMPSRELEAVLAHEISHIRNRDVRLMTLAAVLVGVVAMISDFAFRLAFFGGGRGNRDRNPLQIVAALVALLLAPLAAVMLQMALSRRREFLADASAAAILNDPEAMALALRRLQLDTQEIAYADRATAHLFIESPTRLVRGAGGFLAGLFQTHPPLEERISALEQAGGFRLEALPGA; from the coding sequence GTGACGCTCCAGCAGCAGATCCGCGCCAACCGCCTGCGAACCGCACTCGTCGTCGGCATGTTCGCCCTCCTCGTCGCCGGCGTCGCCGCGGCCTCGACCGTGTACGTCGGCGAGGCCGGCGCGGTCGGGCTGCTCGCGTTCGGGCTCGCCTACGGGCTGTTCGCGTGGTGGAACGCCGGGCGCATGATCGGCGCCCTCACCCGCGCCGTGCCGCTGCGGAAGAGCGACGACCGGGAGCTCTACCGCCTCGTCGAGAACGTCTCGATCGCGGCCGGGCTGCCGGCGACGCCGCCCGTCTACCTCGTCGACGACCCTGCGCCGAACGCCTTCGCCGCGGGCTCGCGGCCGTCGTCGGTGTACGTCGGCGTCACGACCGGCCTGCGGCGGCTGATGCCGAGCCGCGAGCTCGAGGCCGTGCTCGCCCACGAGATCTCCCACATCCGCAACCGCGACGTACGACTGATGACCCTCGCGGCCGTGCTCGTCGGGGTCGTCGCGATGATCAGCGACTTCGCCTTCCGCCTCGCCTTCTTCGGCGGCGGGCGCGGCAACCGCGACCGCAACCCGCTCCAGATCGTGGCGGCGCTCGTGGCGCTGCTGCTCGCGCCGCTCGCCGCCGTGATGCTGCAGATGGCGCTCAGCCGCCGCCGCGAGTTCCTCGCCGACGCGAGCGCCGCGGCGATCCTCAACGACCCGGAGGCGATGGCCCTCGCGCTGCGCCGCCTTCAGCTCGACACGCAGGAGATCGCCTACGCCGACCGCGCCACGGCGCACCTGTTCATCGAGAGCCCCACCCGCCTCGTGCGCGGCGCCGGCGGCTTCCTCGCCGGCCTCTTCCAGACCCACCCGCCCCTGGAAGAGCGCATCAGCGCGCTCGAGCAGGCGGGCGGCTTCCGGCTCGAGGCGCTTCCCGGCGCCTGA
- a CDS encoding GntR family transcriptional regulator — MFQPDADEAASLSERAAYRIRELIVSLELPPGAPVSERELMERLGFGRTPVREALRTLAQEKLVEVYPRRGIVVAPVDVGDLAALSEARIVLESFAARCAAERAAAEERTAARAFLAELPGAADEHDERTLIELDQRIHRHVYRCAHNPFIESTLNEYYILTLRIWFLALDRVPRLEHAVTEHRELLEAICDGDPRRAEDVMRRHIEGFERAIRAVL, encoded by the coding sequence GTGTTCCAGCCCGACGCCGACGAGGCGGCGTCGCTCAGCGAGCGCGCCGCCTATCGCATCCGCGAGCTGATCGTCTCGCTCGAGCTGCCGCCGGGCGCCCCCGTCAGCGAGCGCGAGCTGATGGAGCGGCTCGGCTTCGGGCGGACGCCGGTGCGGGAGGCGCTGCGGACGCTCGCGCAGGAGAAGCTCGTCGAGGTCTACCCGCGGCGCGGCATCGTCGTGGCGCCCGTCGACGTGGGCGATCTGGCGGCGCTGTCGGAGGCGCGCATCGTGCTCGAGAGCTTCGCCGCGCGCTGCGCCGCCGAGCGTGCCGCCGCGGAGGAGCGCACGGCGGCGCGGGCGTTCCTCGCCGAGCTGCCCGGCGCTGCGGACGAGCACGACGAGCGCACGCTGATCGAGCTCGACCAGCGCATCCACCGCCACGTGTACCGCTGCGCGCACAACCCGTTCATCGAGTCGACGCTGAACGAGTACTACATCCTCACCCTGCGCATCTGGTTCCTCGCCCTCGACCGCGTGCCCCGGCTCGAGCACGCCGTGACCGAGCACCGCGAGTTGCTCGAGGCGATCTGCGACGGCGATCCGCGCCGCGCCGAGGACGTCATGCGCCGCCATATCGAAGGCTTCGAGCGGGCGATCCGCGCCGTGCTCTGA
- a CDS encoding quaternary amine ABC transporter ATP-binding protein has protein sequence MSTPTVTADHVAPDPVGGGAGRSGEPLIRADGVWKIFGPGADRIVGSADADLPRAELRAKTGCVAAVRDVSFEVWPGEVFVVMGLSGSGKSTLVRTLIRLIEPTAGAIRIGDRDVSRASAAGLRELRRRDVSMVFQHFGLLAHRRVVDNVAFGLEIQGVPKAERISRAREMLRLVGLEDVENAFPDQLSGGMQQRVGVARAFAVDPAVMLYDEPFSALDPLIRRDMQDEVCRLQVETGKTMVFITHDLPEALRLGDRIAIMRDGAIVQLGTPEELVGSPADEYVENFVRDVPRSHVLTLRWIMRDPHPGEALDGPRVDVGTTVRSAVPVLAASEKPVVAVQGDEVVGVVDRVDVLKAIAGEGS, from the coding sequence ATGAGCACACCGACCGTGACCGCCGACCACGTCGCACCCGATCCGGTGGGCGGCGGCGCGGGGCGCAGCGGCGAGCCGCTGATCCGCGCCGACGGCGTGTGGAAGATCTTCGGACCGGGCGCCGACCGCATCGTCGGCAGCGCGGACGCCGACCTTCCCCGCGCCGAGCTGCGCGCGAAGACGGGCTGCGTGGCGGCGGTGCGCGACGTCTCGTTCGAGGTATGGCCGGGCGAGGTGTTCGTCGTCATGGGCCTCTCGGGCTCCGGAAAGTCGACCCTCGTGCGCACGCTGATCAGGCTCATCGAGCCGACGGCGGGAGCGATCCGGATCGGCGACCGCGACGTCAGCCGTGCGAGCGCCGCCGGCCTGCGCGAGCTGCGGCGCCGCGACGTCTCGATGGTGTTCCAGCACTTCGGCCTGCTCGCGCACCGGCGCGTGGTCGACAACGTCGCCTTCGGGCTCGAGATCCAGGGCGTCCCCAAGGCCGAGCGCATCTCCCGCGCGCGGGAGATGCTCCGGCTCGTCGGCCTCGAGGACGTCGAGAACGCGTTCCCCGACCAGCTCTCCGGTGGCATGCAGCAGCGTGTCGGAGTGGCGCGCGCGTTCGCCGTCGACCCCGCCGTGATGCTCTACGACGAGCCGTTCAGCGCGCTCGACCCGCTCATCCGCCGCGACATGCAGGACGAGGTGTGCCGGCTGCAGGTCGAGACGGGGAAGACGATGGTGTTCATCACGCACGACCTGCCCGAGGCGCTCCGCCTCGGCGATCGCATCGCGATCATGCGCGACGGCGCGATCGTGCAGCTCGGCACGCCCGAGGAGCTCGTCGGCTCGCCCGCGGACGAGTACGTGGAGAACTTCGTCCGCGACGTGCCGCGCAGCCACGTGCTCACGCTGCGCTGGATCATGCGCGACCCCCACCCGGGCGAGGCGCTCGACGGCCCGCGGGTCGACGTCGGCACGACGGTGCGCAGCGCGGTGCCGGTGCTCGCGGCGAGCGAGAAGCCGGTCGTCGCCGTGCAGGGCGACGAGGTCGTCGGCGTCGTCGACCGCGTCGACGTGCTGAAGGCGATCGCGGGCGAGGGGTCCTGA
- a CDS encoding GcvT family protein yields MSTFPSSARAVVIGCGIVGNSLAYHLTRLGWSDVVLIDKGPLPNPGGSTGHASNFIFPVDHSKEMTQLTLESQRQYREMDVNTECGGIEVARTEERMEELRRRMASAKSWGVDSARLVTPAEIKELVPFIDETILLGGFYCPTVSVVDSLRAGTIMRERGVAAGALQVFANTDVSAMDVERGRIRRLHTSRGTIEAEVVVIACGVWSPLLARMAGAHIPLTPAVHQMIDVGPVPRFEKSTKAIEFPIVRDMDVFMYERQDGVGLEIGSYAHRSILHDPEEIPSIEAAALSPTEFPFTQADFAPQMEHALELMPEIVGDESVGVKYAINGLISLTPDGMPILGETPEVKGLWSAAAVWVKEGPAVGKSVAEWMVHGESHIDLHSSDIARFHDHQKTRAHVKARTFEAFPKTYGIVHPAEQWSSERGIRRSPMHAREEALGAVFYEAAGWERPQWYEANAPLVERYGVEPREAEWDARWWSPIINAEHLAMREHAGIFDLSAFAVFDVKGAGALDALQRAVLAQMDVPVGRVVYTPVLSPGGGFRSDLTIMRLGEREFRIVTGGAHGMADRKLFVDLLPEDGSASLVDVTSAWTTIGLWGPRARDILSSVTSDDVTHEGFPFGSCRTIEIGSQLVLASRISYVGDLGWELYVPMEQGGRLWDVLFEAGAPHGLTACGIGVYGTTGRLEKCYRAYGAELESEYTVVEAGMQRPKVKEQDFVGKEAHLRHREEEPAAILCTLTVDDHTSAAGVKRYPLGREPITLRDGTPLSDRKGRRSYVTSAGAGPSIGKYILLAYLPPEHAVEGSSELAVEYMNERYPVTVAVVGPTPIFDPENARIRS; encoded by the coding sequence ATGAGCACCTTCCCGAGCAGCGCGAGAGCCGTCGTGATCGGCTGTGGCATCGTCGGCAACAGTCTCGCCTACCACCTCACCCGGCTCGGGTGGTCCGACGTGGTGCTGATCGACAAGGGCCCGCTGCCGAACCCGGGCGGCTCCACCGGCCACGCGTCCAACTTCATCTTCCCGGTCGACCACTCCAAGGAGATGACGCAGCTCACGCTGGAGTCGCAGCGTCAATACCGGGAGATGGACGTCAACACCGAATGCGGCGGCATCGAGGTGGCGCGGACCGAGGAGCGCATGGAGGAGCTGCGGCGGCGGATGGCGTCGGCGAAGTCGTGGGGCGTCGACTCGGCGCGGCTCGTCACCCCGGCCGAGATCAAGGAGCTCGTGCCGTTCATCGACGAGACGATCCTGCTCGGTGGCTTCTACTGCCCGACCGTCTCCGTCGTCGACTCGCTGCGCGCCGGCACGATCATGCGCGAGCGCGGCGTCGCGGCGGGCGCCCTGCAGGTGTTCGCGAACACGGACGTGAGCGCCATGGACGTCGAGCGCGGGCGCATCCGGCGCCTCCACACCTCGCGCGGCACGATCGAGGCGGAGGTCGTCGTCATCGCCTGCGGCGTCTGGAGCCCCCTGCTCGCGCGCATGGCCGGCGCCCACATCCCCCTCACGCCGGCGGTGCACCAGATGATCGACGTCGGCCCGGTGCCGCGCTTCGAGAAGAGCACGAAGGCGATCGAGTTCCCGATCGTGCGCGACATGGACGTGTTCATGTACGAGCGCCAGGACGGTGTCGGCCTCGAGATCGGCTCCTACGCGCACCGCTCGATCCTGCACGACCCCGAGGAGATCCCCTCGATCGAGGCGGCGGCCCTGTCTCCGACCGAGTTCCCGTTCACGCAGGCCGACTTCGCGCCGCAGATGGAGCACGCACTCGAGCTGATGCCCGAGATCGTGGGCGACGAGTCGGTCGGGGTGAAGTACGCGATCAACGGGCTCATCTCGCTCACGCCCGACGGGATGCCGATCCTCGGCGAGACCCCGGAGGTGAAGGGCCTCTGGTCGGCGGCCGCCGTGTGGGTGAAGGAAGGCCCGGCCGTCGGCAAGTCGGTGGCGGAGTGGATGGTGCACGGCGAGTCGCACATCGACCTGCACTCCTCCGACATCGCGCGCTTCCACGACCACCAGAAGACGCGAGCGCACGTGAAGGCGCGCACGTTCGAGGCGTTCCCCAAGACGTACGGGATCGTGCACCCGGCCGAGCAGTGGTCGAGCGAGCGCGGCATCCGCCGCTCGCCGATGCACGCGCGGGAGGAGGCGCTGGGGGCGGTCTTCTACGAAGCGGCAGGCTGGGAGCGCCCGCAGTGGTACGAGGCGAACGCACCGCTCGTCGAGCGCTACGGCGTCGAGCCCCGCGAGGCGGAGTGGGATGCCCGCTGGTGGTCGCCGATCATCAACGCCGAGCACCTCGCCATGCGGGAGCACGCCGGCATCTTCGACCTCTCCGCCTTCGCCGTCTTCGACGTGAAGGGAGCGGGCGCCCTCGACGCCCTGCAGCGCGCGGTGCTCGCGCAGATGGACGTGCCGGTCGGCCGGGTCGTCTACACACCGGTGCTGAGCCCGGGAGGCGGCTTCAGGTCCGACCTCACGATCATGCGGCTCGGCGAGCGGGAGTTCCGGATCGTCACGGGGGGCGCCCACGGCATGGCCGACCGCAAGCTCTTCGTCGACCTCCTGCCCGAGGACGGCTCGGCGAGCCTCGTCGACGTCACGAGCGCCTGGACGACGATCGGCCTGTGGGGGCCGCGTGCCCGCGACATCCTCTCGAGCGTCACCTCCGACGACGTCACCCACGAGGGCTTCCCGTTCGGCAGCTGCCGGACGATCGAGATCGGCTCGCAGCTCGTGCTCGCCTCGCGCATCTCCTACGTCGGCGACCTCGGCTGGGAGCTGTACGTGCCGATGGAGCAGGGCGGCCGGCTCTGGGACGTCCTCTTCGAAGCGGGCGCTCCGCACGGTCTCACCGCCTGCGGGATCGGCGTCTACGGCACCACCGGGCGCCTCGAGAAGTGCTATCGCGCCTACGGCGCCGAGCTCGAGAGCGAGTACACGGTCGTCGAGGCGGGCATGCAGCGGCCGAAGGTGAAGGAGCAGGACTTCGTCGGCAAGGAAGCCCACCTGCGCCACCGCGAGGAGGAGCCGGCCGCGATCCTCTGCACGCTCACGGTCGACGACCACACCTCGGCGGCCGGCGTCAAGCGCTACCCGCTCGGCCGCGAGCCGATCACGCTCCGCGACGGCACGCCGCTCAGCGACCGCAAGGGCCGGCGCTCCTACGTCACGAGCGCGGGCGCCGGGCCGTCGATCGGCAAGTACATCCTGCTCGCCTATCTCCCGCCCGAGCACGCCGTCGAGGGATCGTCCGAGCTCGCCGTCGAATACATGAACGAGCGCTACCCCGTCACCGTCGCCGTGGTCGGGCCGACGCCCATCTTCGATCCCGAGAACGCGAGAATCCGGTCGTGA